The genomic DNA TTGCTGAATGAATTCACAAAATCAATTAAGGAGAATCAACTTTTATGGAACGAAATTAGTCAGCAAATAATGTTTGACTTGCTTTGGGACTCCATCAAAAATTAAAAAAATTTAACATAGAAATGAATAAGAATTCAGTTAAAATGAAAAAAGAGGTAGTTTTAATTACCGGGGCTTCCAGTGGAATTGGAAAAGCAACTGCTATATTATTATATGAAAATGATTTTGTTGTCTATGCGGCAGCAAGAAGGCTGGATCGAATGAAGGATCTCGAAAAACTCGGGGTAAATATTTTATCGATGGATGTTACGGATGACAAATCATTGATAGAAGGTGTTGATCAGGTCATCAAAAAAGAAGGCCATATTGATGTATTGGTAAATAATGCAGGATATGGCTCTTATGGGGCACTTGAGGATGTTGCAATAGCGGAAGCTAAACGTCAATTTGAGGTAAATATTTTTGGATTGGCCAGGTTAACTCAATTGGTACTTCCTTTTATGAGAAAACAAAAGTCGGGCAGAATTATCAATATTTCTTCAATTGGTGGAAAATTTGGGGAACCGCTGGGTGTGTGGTATCACGCCACGAAATATGCGGTTGAGGGCTTAAGCGACAGTTTACGGCCGGAACTAAAACCTTTTGGAATAGAAACAATTATTGTACAACCCGGAGCAATTAATACTGAATGGGGTGGAATTTCGTTTGAAAGTATGGAAAAAGCTTCCGGTAAAACAGCCTATGCTCCCCTGGTAAAATTAAATGAACCCATGTATCGTAGGATGATTGAGAAACAGGAGGGTTCTGATCCGCTTGTCATCGCGAAAGTGATTTTAAAAGCAATTAAGTCAAAACGGCCGAAAACCCGATATGCCGCCGGAAAATTGGCCAAAATCTCATTGTTCACCCGAAGCATTTTAAGTGATCGTTGTTTCGATTGGATGATGGACAAAGTGCGAAAAATGGGATAATGGAT from Bacteroidota bacterium includes the following:
- a CDS encoding SDR family NAD(P)-dependent oxidoreductase: MKKEVVLITGASSGIGKATAILLYENDFVVYAAARRLDRMKDLEKLGVNILSMDVTDDKSLIEGVDQVIKKEGHIDVLVNNAGYGSYGALEDVAIAEAKRQFEVNIFGLARLTQLVLPFMRKQKSGRIINISSIGGKFGEPLGVWYHATKYAVEGLSDSLRPELKPFGIETIIVQPGAINTEWGGISFESMEKASGKTAYAPLVKLNEPMYRRMIEKQEGSDPLVIAKVILKAIKSKRPKTRYAAGKLAKISLFTRSILSDRCFDWMMDKVRKMG